The following DNA comes from bacterium.
ATACGGACGATAGCTCATGTGTCTTGCCATACCCATGAAAGTGATCGAGCGTCGCGGCGAGCGCGGGCTCGTGGCGATGGGCGGAGCCGAAAAGGAAATCATGCTCACACTCACGCCCGAAGCCAGCGCCGGAGACTTCGTCATCGTTCACGCCGGCTACGCGCTGCAAGTGA
Coding sequences within:
- a CDS encoding HypC/HybG/HupF family hydrogenase formation chaperone, which gives rise to MCLAIPMKVIERRGERGLVAMGGAEKEIMLTLTPEASAGDFVIVHAGYALQV